The Burkholderiales bacterium genome includes a window with the following:
- the dacB gene encoding D-alanyl-D-alanine carboxypeptidase/D-alanyl-D-alanine-endopeptidase, translating into MRSRACLLAALLLPLATWAAPPREIARAFTERGVPMPGVAIVVQEAGALKPLFTHQPDVAMSPGSVMKLVTTFAALEVLGRDHRWRTDAYLDGTLADGTLDGNLVLVGGGDPKITLEQWDAFVASLRDAGLAEITGDLVLDRSLFGLPPHDPGAFDGEPLLPYNVGPDALLVNFKAIRFRFEPGVEGASVSVAADPALPQVAIGQSPTPVDGPCGNWRESVQAAWILQSGAAAASFPGRYPRDCGARDWYVAPLDHPNYVHGAFMAAFGATGGRFGGAVREGHPPPGATPFVTLLSPPLYEIVRDINKLSNNVMAQQVFLTLAAATMPPPATFEKAREAVLRWLAKRRLPLRSLVIENGSGLSRAGRLSAGDLARLLAAADASPVRDEFASSLAVAAIDGTVQRRFQNGSVAGNALLKTGSLEGVRAIAGYVIDPGGRRWIVVAIVNHPNANRAQSALDALVQWTYRHAAGYTRAPLR; encoded by the coding sequence GTGAGGTCGCGCGCCTGCCTGCTGGCGGCGCTCCTGCTCCCGCTCGCGACGTGGGCGGCGCCGCCGCGCGAGATCGCGCGCGCGTTCACCGAGCGCGGCGTGCCGATGCCGGGCGTGGCGATCGTCGTGCAGGAAGCCGGCGCGTTGAAGCCGCTGTTCACCCACCAGCCCGACGTGGCGATGAGCCCCGGCTCGGTGATGAAGCTCGTCACCACGTTCGCCGCGCTCGAAGTGCTCGGCCGCGACCATCGCTGGCGCACCGACGCCTACCTCGACGGGACCCTCGCGGACGGCACGCTCGACGGCAACCTCGTCCTCGTCGGGGGCGGCGACCCGAAGATCACGCTCGAGCAATGGGACGCGTTCGTCGCGTCGCTGCGCGACGCCGGGCTCGCGGAGATCACCGGCGACCTCGTGCTCGACCGCAGCCTGTTCGGGCTGCCGCCGCACGATCCCGGAGCGTTCGACGGCGAGCCGCTCCTGCCCTACAACGTCGGCCCCGACGCGCTGCTCGTGAACTTCAAGGCGATCCGGTTCCGCTTCGAACCCGGCGTCGAGGGCGCGTCGGTGAGCGTCGCGGCCGACCCGGCGCTGCCGCAGGTCGCGATCGGCCAGTCGCCGACGCCGGTCGACGGGCCCTGCGGCAACTGGCGCGAGTCGGTGCAGGCCGCGTGGATCCTGCAATCGGGCGCGGCAGCGGCGTCGTTTCCCGGCCGCTACCCGCGCGACTGCGGCGCGCGCGACTGGTACGTCGCGCCGCTCGACCACCCGAACTACGTGCATGGCGCGTTCATGGCCGCGTTCGGCGCCACCGGCGGCCGGTTCGGCGGCGCCGTGCGCGAAGGTCATCCTCCGCCGGGCGCCACGCCGTTCGTGACGCTCCTCTCGCCGCCGCTCTACGAGATCGTGCGGGACATCAACAAGCTCTCGAACAACGTCATGGCGCAGCAGGTGTTCCTCACGCTCGCGGCCGCGACGATGCCGCCGCCCGCGACCTTCGAGAAGGCGCGCGAGGCGGTGCTCCGCTGGCTCGCGAAGCGGCGCCTGCCGCTGCGTTCACTCGTGATCGAGAACGGCTCGGGGCTGTCGCGCGCCGGGCGGCTGTCCGCGGGCGATCTCGCGCGGCTGCTCGCCGCCGCCGACGCGAGCCCGGTGCGCGACGAGTTCGCGAGTTCGCTCGCCGTGGCGGCGATCGACGGCACGGTGCAGCGCCGGTTCCAGAACGGCTCGGTGGCGGGAAACGCGCTGCTCAAGACCGGATCGCTCGAGGGTGTGCGCGCGATCGCCGGCTACGTGATCGACCCGGGCGGGCGGCGCTGGATCGTCGTCGCGATCGTCAATCATCCCAACGCCAACCGCGCCCAGAGTGCGCTCGACGCGCTCGTGCAATGGACCTATCGCCACGCGGCGGGCTACACGCGAGCGCCGCTCCGTTGA
- a CDS encoding L-idonate 5-dehydrogenase, whose amino-acid sequence MLAARIHAKEDLRIDAMPEPSPGPGEVLLRLGAGGICGSDLHYYQDGRNGSFVVREPLIPGHEASAIVEAVGEGVTRVKPGDKVAVSPSHACGRCEGCREGREQLCSAMRFLGSASVFPHAQGMFRERFVLGERQCYPVAGDVTLGELAFAEPLAVGLHAVNRGGPLLGKSVLVTGAGTIGCLTVMAARLAGASKVTVSDVLDRPLAQALRVGADVAVRADREGARLAAPQFDVCFEVSGNFRALVTCVGAVKRGGAVVQVGTLPHEPLPFVVNEVMAKEIDLRGAFRWGIEFDWAVETLSSRRVDVGPLLSGQYPLKDAVAAFAAAADKHRSTKVQVVCA is encoded by the coding sequence ATGCTCGCCGCCCGCATCCACGCGAAAGAAGACCTGCGCATCGACGCGATGCCCGAGCCGTCGCCGGGGCCGGGCGAAGTGCTGCTCCGGCTCGGCGCAGGCGGCATCTGCGGGTCGGACCTCCACTACTACCAGGACGGGCGCAACGGCAGCTTCGTGGTGCGCGAACCGCTGATTCCCGGGCACGAGGCGTCCGCGATCGTCGAGGCGGTCGGGGAGGGCGTCACGCGCGTCAAGCCGGGCGACAAGGTCGCGGTCTCGCCGTCGCACGCCTGCGGACGCTGCGAAGGCTGCCGCGAGGGCCGCGAGCAGCTCTGCTCCGCGATGCGCTTCCTCGGCAGCGCGAGCGTGTTTCCGCATGCGCAGGGGATGTTCCGCGAGCGGTTCGTGCTGGGCGAGCGCCAGTGCTACCCGGTGGCGGGTGACGTGACGCTGGGCGAACTCGCGTTCGCGGAGCCGCTCGCCGTCGGCCTCCACGCGGTGAACCGCGGCGGACCGCTCCTGGGCAAGTCGGTGCTCGTCACCGGCGCGGGGACGATCGGATGCCTGACCGTGATGGCGGCGCGGCTCGCCGGGGCGAGCAAGGTCACGGTGAGCGACGTCCTCGACCGCCCGCTCGCGCAGGCGCTCCGCGTGGGCGCCGACGTCGCCGTTCGCGCGGATCGCGAGGGCGCGAGGCTCGCCGCGCCGCAGTTCGACGTCTGCTTCGAGGTGTCCGGCAACTTCCGGGCGCTCGTCACCTGCGTCGGCGCGGTGAAGCGCGGCGGCGCCGTCGTGCAGGTCGGCACGCTGCCGCACGAGCCGCTGCCGTTCGTCGTCAACGAGGTGATGGCGAAGGAGATCGACCTGCGCGGCGCGTTCCGCTGGGGCATCGAGTTCGACTGGGCCGTCGAGACGCTGTCCTCGCGCCGGGTCGACGTCGGCCCGCTGCTTTCGGGGCAGTACCCTCTGAAGGACGCGGTGGCCGCGTTCGCGGCCGCGGCGGACAAGCATCGCAGCACCAAGGTGCAGGTGGTCTGCGCCTGA
- a CDS encoding fumarylacetoacetate hydrolase family protein — protein MKLVRYGPAGKEKPGLVDADGKLRDLSRKVADINPDALSDASLAKLRKLDPKKLPLVKGKPRIGACVAGSGKFIAIGLNFIDHAKETGSPIPEHPIVFFKTTDCIVGPNDPVMQPRDSTQLDYEVELGIVIGRRARYVEEKDALRHVAGYCVMNDVSERDFQIRKGGGQWSKGKGCDTFGPIGPWLVTRDEIRDVQNLGMWLDVNGERRQTGNTRTMIFGVAKLVADVSKYMTLQPGDLITTGTPPGVALGMKPPVWLKPGDTVTLGIDGLGTQSQRIVPFKLRR, from the coding sequence ATGAAGCTCGTACGCTATGGTCCCGCCGGGAAGGAGAAGCCCGGACTCGTCGACGCCGACGGCAAGCTGCGCGACCTGTCGCGCAAGGTGGCCGACATCAACCCCGACGCGCTGTCGGACGCCTCGCTCGCGAAGCTCCGCAAGCTCGATCCGAAGAAGCTGCCGCTCGTGAAGGGCAAGCCGCGGATCGGCGCGTGCGTCGCCGGTTCCGGCAAGTTCATCGCGATCGGGCTCAACTTCATCGACCACGCGAAGGAAACCGGCTCGCCGATTCCCGAGCATCCGATCGTGTTCTTCAAGACGACCGACTGCATCGTCGGCCCGAACGACCCGGTGATGCAGCCGAGGGATTCGACCCAGCTCGACTACGAGGTCGAACTCGGCATCGTCATCGGCCGGCGCGCGCGCTACGTCGAGGAGAAGGACGCGCTGCGCCACGTGGCCGGCTACTGCGTGATGAACGACGTCTCGGAGCGCGACTTCCAGATCCGCAAGGGCGGAGGCCAGTGGAGCAAGGGCAAGGGCTGCGACACCTTCGGCCCGATCGGCCCCTGGCTCGTGACCCGCGACGAGATCCGCGACGTGCAGAACCTCGGGATGTGGCTCGACGTGAACGGCGAGCGGCGGCAGACCGGCAACACGCGCACGATGATCTTCGGTGTCGCGAAGCTCGTCGCCGATGTCTCGAAGTACATGACGCTGCAGCCGGGCGACCTCATCACCACCGGCACGCCGCCGGGCGTCGCGCTCGGCATGAAGCCGCCGGTGTGGCTGAAGCCGGGGGACACGGTCACGCTGGGGATCGACGGGCTGGGGACGCAGTCCCAGCGGATCGTGCCGTTCAAGCTGCGGCGGTAG
- a CDS encoding SDR family oxidoreductase: MNGRLAGKTAFVTAAGQGIGHASAIAMAREGAKVIATDVNPKLVAAMAGMPGIDARVLDVLDDAAVRRMLGELPPLDVMFNCAGWVHHGSVLDCTPKDWDASFALNVRSMYIAIQAALPKMLEHHRTTGRWVSIINMASVAGSIKGIPNRFAYGASKAAVIGLTKAVAADFVQKGIRCNSIAPGTVDTPSLGERIGAFADPVEARRMFVARQPVGRLATAEEIAPVVVFLASDESAFATGNCYSVDGGMTI; this comes from the coding sequence ATGAATGGACGACTCGCCGGCAAGACGGCGTTCGTGACCGCCGCCGGACAGGGCATCGGTCACGCCTCCGCGATCGCGATGGCGCGCGAAGGCGCGAAGGTGATCGCCACCGACGTGAACCCGAAACTCGTCGCCGCGATGGCGGGCATGCCGGGCATCGACGCCCGCGTGCTCGACGTGCTCGACGACGCCGCGGTGCGGCGGATGCTGGGCGAGCTGCCGCCGCTCGACGTGATGTTCAACTGCGCCGGGTGGGTCCACCACGGCAGCGTGCTCGATTGCACGCCGAAGGACTGGGACGCGAGCTTCGCGCTCAACGTGCGCTCGATGTACATCGCGATCCAGGCGGCGTTGCCGAAGATGCTCGAGCACCACCGGACCACCGGGCGCTGGGTCAGCATCATCAACATGGCGAGCGTCGCCGGGTCGATCAAGGGCATTCCCAACCGCTTCGCCTACGGCGCGTCGAAGGCCGCGGTGATCGGGCTGACCAAGGCGGTCGCCGCCGACTTCGTGCAGAAGGGCATCCGCTGCAACTCGATCGCGCCGGGCACGGTGGACACGCCCTCGCTCGGCGAGCGCATCGGCGCGTTCGCCGATCCGGTGGAGGCGCGCAGGATGTTCGTCGCGCGCCAGCCGGTGGGCCGCCTCGCGACGGCCGAGGAGATCGCGCCGGTCGTCGTGTTCCTCGCCTCCGACGAAAGCGCGTTCGCGACCGGCAACTGCTACTCGGTCGACGGCGGCATGACGATCTGA
- a CDS encoding FadR family transcriptional regulator encodes MPFQSIEPRRLYRQIADQIRGLIRSGEFPPGSRLPPERDLAKQLGVSRPSVREALIALEVEGLVEVRIGSGIYVLAPGGAGDVPAANDATAGPFELLRARYVIEGECAALAAKSARKAQVAAIEDSIDEMERERREGRQPLASDRVFHLRIAEATGNGALVQVVKLLWDERTGPLYQQLEHHYDSPELWVAAMAEHRTVLKAIATRDPAGARAAMQRHLNQAYKRFSKGWDALQ; translated from the coding sequence ATGCCTTTCCAGAGTATCGAGCCCCGCCGGCTGTACCGGCAGATCGCCGACCAGATTCGCGGCCTCATCCGGTCGGGCGAGTTTCCGCCGGGCTCGCGGCTGCCGCCCGAACGCGACCTTGCGAAGCAGCTCGGCGTGTCGCGGCCGTCGGTGCGCGAGGCGCTGATCGCACTCGAGGTCGAGGGCCTGGTCGAGGTGCGCATCGGCTCGGGCATCTACGTGCTCGCACCGGGCGGCGCGGGCGACGTGCCGGCGGCGAACGACGCGACCGCGGGACCGTTCGAACTGTTGCGCGCGCGCTACGTGATCGAAGGCGAGTGCGCTGCGCTCGCGGCGAAGTCCGCGCGCAAGGCGCAGGTCGCGGCGATCGAGGACTCGATCGACGAGATGGAGCGCGAGCGGCGCGAGGGCCGTCAGCCGTTGGCGTCCGACCGCGTGTTCCACCTCCGCATCGCCGAGGCCACCGGCAACGGCGCGCTGGTCCAGGTCGTGAAGCTCCTGTGGGACGAGCGCACCGGCCCGCTCTACCAGCAACTGGAGCACCACTACGACTCGCCGGAACTGTGGGTCGCGGCGATGGCCGAGCACCGGACGGTGCTGAAGGCGATCGCGACGCGCGACCCGGCCGGCGCGCGTGCCGCCATGCAGCGGCACTTGAACCAGGCCTACAAGCGGTTCAGCAAGGGCTGGGACGCGCTGCAGTAG
- a CDS encoding carboxymuconolactone decarboxylase family protein — protein sequence MALLPPLDDAALGPEARAVFADIRATRATDFVGDFWRVLANDPPTLARVWSSVKEAMAPGALDPLVKELVYIAVSATNNCSYCMHSHTAAARAKGMSEAQFRELMAVVALANQTNALANGYRIDVDDRFRAPLR from the coding sequence ATGGCACTCCTCCCGCCCCTCGACGACGCCGCGCTGGGCCCCGAGGCCCGCGCCGTGTTCGCCGACATCCGGGCGACGCGCGCCACCGACTTCGTCGGCGACTTCTGGCGCGTGCTCGCGAACGACCCGCCGACGCTCGCGCGCGTGTGGTCGTCGGTGAAGGAGGCGATGGCGCCGGGCGCGCTCGACCCGCTCGTCAAGGAACTCGTCTACATCGCGGTGTCGGCGACCAACAACTGCAGCTACTGCATGCACTCGCACACCGCGGCGGCGCGCGCGAAGGGCATGAGCGAAGCCCAGTTCCGCGAGCTGATGGCGGTGGTCGCGCTGGCGAATCAGACCAACGCGCTCGCGAACGGCTACCGCATCGATGTCGACGACCGCTTCCGCGCACCGCTGCGCTGA
- a CDS encoding mandelate racemase, which yields MSATTIARIRATPVTVPLEAPLRHSNGAHWGRFVRTIVEVETADGYVGLGEMGGGGEDATRAFAALEGTLAGHDAFALEALRLKICNPTASLYNNRTQLHAAIEFACLDIIGKKLGIPVCDFLGGRLHDRVAFASYLFFRYANPATGRGEVRTPEQLVAHARELKAKHGFTSHKLKGGVFAPAHELACYRAVAQALPGEGLRYDPNGALSFDDAVHFGRAIEELRNDYYEDPVYGIAPMRALRDFVRIPLATNTIVVNFEQLAANAMTRAVDVILLDTTFWGGIRPCIRAAGVCETLGMQVAVHSSGELGIQLATMLHLGAVLPNLGYAADAHYHHLADDVIVGGPMRYAGGAIRVPEGPGLGVELDRDKLARYHELFRELGGYPYDRDPGRPGWFAHVPNRDFADPADASIPSLGH from the coding sequence ATGTCCGCCACGACGATCGCCCGCATCCGCGCCACGCCGGTCACGGTCCCGCTCGAGGCCCCGCTGCGCCACAGCAACGGCGCGCACTGGGGCCGCTTCGTGCGCACGATCGTCGAGGTCGAGACCGCCGACGGCTACGTGGGCCTGGGCGAGATGGGCGGAGGCGGCGAGGACGCGACGCGCGCGTTCGCCGCGCTCGAGGGCACGCTCGCCGGCCACGACGCGTTCGCGCTCGAGGCGCTGCGCCTCAAGATCTGCAATCCGACCGCCTCCCTCTACAACAACCGCACGCAACTGCACGCGGCGATCGAGTTCGCCTGCCTCGACATCATCGGGAAGAAGCTCGGCATCCCGGTGTGCGATTTCCTCGGTGGACGGCTCCACGACCGCGTCGCCTTCGCGAGCTACCTCTTCTTCCGCTACGCGAACCCGGCCACCGGCCGCGGCGAGGTGCGAACGCCGGAGCAACTCGTCGCGCACGCGCGCGAACTGAAGGCGAAGCACGGCTTCACCTCGCACAAGCTCAAGGGCGGCGTGTTCGCGCCCGCGCACGAGCTCGCCTGCTACCGCGCGGTCGCGCAGGCGCTGCCCGGCGAAGGGCTGCGCTACGACCCGAACGGCGCGCTGTCGTTCGACGACGCCGTGCACTTCGGCCGGGCGATCGAGGAACTCCGCAACGACTACTACGAGGATCCGGTCTACGGCATCGCGCCGATGCGCGCGCTGCGCGACTTCGTGCGCATTCCGCTCGCGACGAACACGATCGTCGTCAACTTCGAGCAGCTCGCGGCCAACGCGATGACGCGGGCGGTCGACGTGATCCTGCTCGACACGACCTTCTGGGGCGGCATCCGGCCCTGCATCAGGGCCGCGGGGGTGTGCGAGACGCTCGGCATGCAGGTCGCGGTGCACAGCTCGGGCGAACTCGGCATCCAGCTCGCGACGATGCTGCACCTGGGCGCCGTGCTGCCGAACCTGGGCTACGCGGCGGACGCCCACTACCACCACCTCGCCGACGACGTGATCGTCGGCGGACCGATGCGTTACGCAGGCGGAGCGATCCGCGTGCCGGAAGGCCCCGGCCTCGGCGTCGAGCTCGACCGCGACAAGCTCGCGCGCTACCACGAGCTCTTCCGCGAGCTGGGCGGCTACCCCTACGACCGCGACCCCGGAAGGCCCGGCTGGTTCGCGCACGTGCCGAACCGCGACTTCGCCGATCCCGCCGACGCGAGCATTCCCTCGCTCGGCCATTGA
- a CDS encoding adenosylmethionine--8-amino-7-oxononanoate transaminase — MRDTRCASPASRGNSSPPSSGCGGGCRPDLRFVTARPQPAAPSSNDRWVARSLAAVWHPCTQMKAHESLPLVPLARARGVWLEDFDGRRILDAVSSWWVNLFGHGEPRIRAAIEAQLGELEHAMLAGFTHRPAVELAERLAALAPGTLGHAFFASDGASATEIALKMSAHSWRNAGRPGKCRFACLRGSYHGETLGALSVTDVAIFRDAYAPLLREPIIVPTPDSRLARDGRTAADVAREAGDALEACLAANHESLAALIVEPLVQGAAGMVMYDASYLARARELCTRYGVHLIADEIMTGFGRTGTMFACEAGGIMPDLMLLSKGITGGFLPLACVLASDAIYEAFYDDDVARAFLHSHSYTGNPLACRAALAVLDVFRDDYVIEANRAKASRWDALAAPLAAHPKVRDFRRRGMIIAFEVDADRPDAARRALTAGLERGILLRPIGRTVYFMPPYVIADDEFALLVERTGEVVHAL, encoded by the coding sequence ATGCGGGACACTCGGTGCGCGAGCCCGGCATCGCGCGGGAACTCGTCGCCGCCGTCGAGCGGCTGCGGCGGCGGCTGTCGCCCTGACCTTCGCTTCGTGACCGCGCGCCCGCAACCCGCCGCGCCGTCTTCCAACGACCGCTGGGTCGCGCGGAGCTTGGCCGCCGTCTGGCACCCCTGCACGCAGATGAAGGCGCACGAGTCGCTGCCGCTCGTGCCCCTCGCGCGCGCGCGCGGCGTCTGGCTCGAGGACTTCGACGGCAGGCGCATCCTCGACGCGGTGTCGTCGTGGTGGGTGAACCTGTTCGGCCACGGCGAGCCGCGCATCCGTGCCGCGATCGAGGCGCAACTCGGCGAACTCGAGCACGCGATGCTCGCGGGTTTCACCCACCGTCCGGCGGTCGAACTGGCGGAGCGGCTCGCCGCCCTCGCCCCGGGCACGCTGGGCCACGCGTTCTTCGCCTCCGACGGCGCGTCCGCCACCGAGATCGCGCTCAAGATGAGCGCGCACTCCTGGCGCAACGCGGGGCGGCCGGGCAAGTGCCGCTTCGCGTGCCTTCGGGGCAGCTACCACGGCGAAACGCTCGGTGCGCTGTCGGTCACCGACGTCGCGATCTTCCGCGACGCCTACGCGCCGCTCTTGCGCGAGCCGATCATCGTGCCGACGCCGGACAGCCGCCTGGCGCGCGACGGGCGCACGGCTGCCGATGTCGCGCGCGAGGCCGGCGACGCGCTCGAGGCCTGTCTCGCCGCGAACCACGAATCGCTCGCGGCGCTGATCGTCGAGCCGCTGGTGCAGGGCGCCGCCGGGATGGTGATGTACGACGCGAGCTACCTCGCTCGCGCGCGTGAGCTTTGCACCCGCTACGGCGTCCACCTGATCGCCGACGAGATCATGACCGGCTTCGGCCGCACCGGTACGATGTTCGCCTGCGAGGCGGGGGGCATCATGCCCGACCTCATGCTGCTGTCGAAGGGCATCACCGGCGGCTTCCTGCCGCTCGCCTGCGTGCTGGCGAGCGACGCGATCTACGAGGCGTTCTACGACGACGATGTCGCGCGCGCCTTCCTGCACTCGCACTCCTACACCGGCAACCCGCTCGCCTGTCGCGCCGCGCTCGCGGTGCTCGACGTCTTCCGCGACGACTACGTGATCGAGGCCAACCGCGCGAAGGCGTCGCGCTGGGACGCGCTGGCGGCGCCGCTCGCCGCGCACCCGAAGGTCCGCGATTTCAGGCGCCGAGGCATGATCATTGCATTCGAAGTCGATGCCGACAGACCCGACGCCGCCCGCCGCGCGCTCACGGCGGGACTCGAGCGCGGCATCCTGCTGCGCCCGATCGGCCGGACCGTGTACTTCATGCCCCCCTACGTCATCGCCGACGACGAGTTCGCGCTGCTGGTCGAGCGGACCGGCGAGGTCGTCCACGCCTTGTGA
- the pip gene encoding prolyl aminopeptidase, protein MTPDGTAVEVERADPLFPEIEPFASGRLSVDPRHTLYWEECGNPDGVPIVFLHGGPGGGCLPHHRRFFDPAFWRIVLVDQRGAGRSTPVAEIADNTTWHLVADLERLRSQRRIEQWALFGGSWGSTLALAYAEAFPERSTGLVLRGVFLASADEIDWFIRGMGRFFPEAHMRFASFLPAGERSDLLASYHRRLVDPDPAVHGPAAAAWDAYESDCSTLLPRTDAPPALESDTVALAIARIEAHYFVHQGFLAGGELLGNLHRIAHLPCTIVQGRYDVVCPPSTAHALARAWPSAELVMVADAGHSVREPGIARELVAAVERLRRRLSP, encoded by the coding sequence ATGACGCCCGATGGTACGGCGGTGGAGGTCGAGCGCGCGGACCCGCTCTTCCCCGAGATCGAGCCCTTCGCGTCCGGGCGACTCTCGGTCGATCCGCGGCACACGCTCTACTGGGAGGAGTGCGGCAATCCGGACGGTGTGCCGATCGTCTTCCTGCACGGCGGGCCGGGCGGCGGGTGCCTGCCGCATCACCGCCGGTTCTTCGACCCGGCGTTCTGGCGCATCGTGCTCGTCGACCAGCGCGGCGCGGGGCGCTCGACGCCGGTGGCGGAGATCGCCGACAACACGACCTGGCACCTCGTCGCCGATCTCGAACGCCTCCGCTCGCAACGCCGCATCGAGCAATGGGCGCTGTTCGGCGGCTCGTGGGGATCGACGCTCGCGCTCGCCTACGCCGAGGCGTTCCCCGAACGTTCGACCGGCCTCGTGCTGCGCGGGGTGTTCCTCGCGTCGGCGGACGAGATCGACTGGTTCATCCGCGGCATGGGACGGTTCTTCCCCGAGGCGCACATGCGCTTCGCGTCGTTCCTGCCCGCCGGCGAGCGTTCCGACCTGCTCGCCAGCTACCATCGGCGGCTCGTCGATCCCGACCCCGCGGTCCACGGTCCCGCGGCCGCGGCGTGGGACGCCTACGAGAGCGACTGCTCGACGCTGCTGCCGCGCACCGACGCCCCCCCCGCGCTGGAGAGCGACACGGTCGCGCTCGCCATCGCGCGCATCGAGGCGCACTACTTCGTGCACCAGGGCTTCCTCGCCGGAGGCGAACTCCTCGGCAACCTGCACCGAATCGCGCACCTCCCCTGCACGATCGTGCAGGGACGCTACGACGTCGTCTGCCCGCCGTCGACCGCGCACGCGCTCGCGCGCGCCTGGCCGTCGGCCGAACTCGTGATGGTGGCCGATGCGGGACACTCGGTGCGCGAGCCCGGCATCGCGCGGGAACTCGTCGCCGCCGTCGAGCGGCTGCGGCGGCGGCTGTCGCCCTGA